Proteins encoded together in one Elusimicrobiota bacterium window:
- a CDS encoding diguanylate cyclase, with product MTPLELMDKHPAVLPDIADLEDKGHKIVDALGGDVIPTEITRDFVASLREERKESFFSEVLFYLTSERYAEGQAQALWKEILDHKFLMSERLGRNVGIRVSAFDYLLNVRKLLIAPRIINSHDFRRTVRLSRTDALTGLYNRRYFMDHTTKVLEAASHVKAPVSLLMADLDNFKPFNDEHGHQAGDLLLQEIARLIRGCVRASDMVARYGGDEMALLLPKATKAEAEIVAEKICRQIEENCQTVGVTISLGLAQFPVDASSKEDLIAAADELLYRAKEFGGNKVSLFRPVPFRFTETTEPVTQVSVVGDFNNWSNRAHGLVRQETGKDWEISLDLKPGRYRYKFLLNNTHWIADEAAGGFESDGFGGRCSVVVVK from the coding sequence ATGACGCCCCTGGAACTCATGGATAAACATCCGGCGGTGCTCCCAGACATTGCCGACTTGGAAGACAAGGGGCACAAGATCGTCGACGCGCTGGGGGGCGATGTGATCCCCACGGAGATCACGCGCGATTTCGTGGCGTCTTTGCGAGAAGAAAGAAAAGAAAGTTTTTTTAGTGAAGTCCTGTTCTATTTGACTTCCGAGCGATACGCGGAAGGTCAGGCTCAGGCGTTGTGGAAGGAAATTCTGGACCACAAATTCCTTATGAGCGAGCGGTTGGGACGAAATGTGGGAATCCGGGTGTCGGCGTTCGATTATCTGTTGAATGTTCGGAAACTTTTGATCGCGCCCCGCATCATTAATTCCCACGATTTCCGGCGGACGGTTCGCTTGTCTCGAACGGACGCCCTCACGGGACTCTACAATCGGCGCTATTTTATGGACCACACCACGAAGGTGCTTGAAGCCGCTTCCCATGTGAAGGCCCCGGTGTCGCTTCTGATGGCGGATCTGGACAACTTCAAACCCTTTAACGACGAACACGGGCATCAAGCCGGGGACCTGCTCCTTCAAGAAATTGCCCGGCTCATTCGGGGGTGCGTGCGCGCCTCGGACATGGTGGCCCGTTATGGAGGAGACGAAATGGCTCTTCTCCTGCCGAAAGCCACCAAGGCGGAAGCCGAAATCGTTGCCGAAAAAATTTGTCGTCAAATTGAGGAGAACTGCCAGACGGTGGGCGTGACCATCAGTTTAGGATTGGCCCAGTTCCCCGTGGACGCTAGCTCCAAAGAGGATTTAATCGCGGCCGCGGACGAATTGCTTTATCGAGCCAAAGAATTCGGGGGGAACAAGGTCAGTCTTTTCCGACCTGTTCCGTTCCGTTTTACCGAGACCACTGAGCCGGTGACTCAGGTGTCCGTGGTCGGTGATTTTAACAATTGGTCCAACCGTGCGCACGGATTGGTGCGGCAGGAAACCGGGAAAGACTGGGAGATCTCTCTCGACTTAAAACCCGGTCGTTATCGGTATAAGTTCCTTCTGAACAACACCCATTGGATTGCCGATGAGGCCGCCGGTGGGTTTGAAAGTGATGGGTTTGGTGGTCGGTGTTCTGTCGTTGTGGTAAAATAG
- the pstA gene encoding phosphate ABC transporter permease PstA: protein MDFRKGIQKRKRLDKLFTLVGLLATLVGVITLMALMIDLAWDGTARLNWNFFTAFPSRFPDKAGILSAWVGTTVIMIVTALAAVPMGVAAGIYLEEYAPKNTLTTLIEINIANLAGVPSIVYGLMALGLFVYKMNLGTSVITAGLTLALLILPIVIMATREAIRTIPSSIREAAFAVGATKWQLIRHHILPYSAGGILTGVIIGLSRAIGESAPLITIGALTFIAFLPTSPLTGTFPYISFEWLKSPYTALPIQAFNWVSRPQKAFHLNAAAAGLTLMGMTLAMNGVAIWIRYRFRKRIKW from the coding sequence ATGGATTTTCGAAAAGGAATCCAAAAACGAAAACGCTTGGACAAGCTCTTTACCCTCGTGGGACTCCTGGCCACACTCGTGGGGGTGATAACCCTCATGGCCCTGATGATCGATCTGGCCTGGGACGGAACCGCCCGACTCAATTGGAATTTCTTCACCGCGTTCCCGTCCCGTTTTCCGGACAAAGCGGGCATTCTTTCCGCCTGGGTGGGAACCACCGTCATCATGATCGTCACCGCCCTCGCGGCGGTCCCTATGGGAGTGGCGGCTGGCATCTACCTGGAAGAGTACGCCCCCAAAAATACGCTCACCACTTTAATTGAGATCAACATCGCGAACCTGGCGGGGGTTCCCTCTATCGTCTATGGGTTGATGGCCTTGGGCCTCTTTGTCTATAAGATGAACCTAGGGACCAGTGTGATCACCGCCGGGCTGACCCTCGCGCTCCTGATTTTGCCCATCGTTATTATGGCCACACGGGAAGCCATCCGGACCATTCCCAGTTCCATCCGGGAAGCGGCCTTTGCCGTAGGTGCCACCAAATGGCAGCTCATTCGTCACCATATCCTTCCCTATTCCGCGGGGGGTATTCTGACCGGGGTCATTATCGGTCTCTCCCGCGCCATTGGAGAAAGTGCCCCCCTCATTACCATTGGCGCCCTCACTTTTATTGCGTTCCTGCCCACATCCCCTTTGACAGGAACCTTTCCCTACATTTCGTTTGAGTGGCTGAAATCACCTTACACCGCCTTGCCCATCCAGGCCTTCAATTGGGTCTCACGACCCCAGAAAGCGTTTCACCTAAACGCCGCGGCGGCCGGCTTGACCTTGATGGGGATGACGCTCGCCATGAACGGCGTGGCCATATGGATTCGATATCGGTTCCGAAAGAGGATAAAATGGTAG
- a CDS encoding GuaB3 family IMP dehydrogenase-related protein — translation MGFFIGRDREARRAYGFDEVALVPGTVTVNPEDTDVSTQIGSVKLQVPILASAMDGVVDVEFAIAMGRLGGLGVLNLDGVQTRYENPKPLFKKIAEATPEAATKLVQEIYKEPIKDKLVAQRVKEIKAEGVLCAVSSIPQNAERVGKAAADAGADLFVVQGTVTTARFKSSKGPVVDLAKFCERMKIPVIIGNVVTHSAALELMETGAAALLVGVGPGAACTSRGVLGLGVPQVTATVDCAAARDFYFKKTGRYVSIITDGGMTTGGDVCKAFASGADAVMVGSVFARAEESPGRGFHWGMATPHHNLPRGTRVRVGTVGSLKQILFGPASLDDGTQNFVGAIRTCMGAVGASNMKEFQLTEIIIAPEIKHEGKLFQQAQKVGMGKK, via the coding sequence ATGGGGTTCTTTATTGGTCGTGATCGTGAGGCCCGACGGGCCTATGGGTTTGATGAAGTGGCTCTGGTTCCGGGCACCGTGACGGTGAACCCGGAGGACACCGATGTGTCCACCCAAATCGGTTCGGTGAAATTGCAGGTCCCCATTTTGGCCAGTGCGATGGACGGGGTGGTGGATGTGGAATTTGCCATTGCCATGGGACGGTTGGGGGGATTAGGGGTCTTGAATTTGGACGGGGTCCAGACCCGATACGAGAACCCCAAACCGTTGTTCAAAAAAATCGCCGAAGCCACGCCCGAAGCCGCCACGAAACTGGTCCAGGAAATTTATAAAGAGCCCATTAAAGACAAACTGGTGGCGCAACGGGTAAAGGAAATAAAGGCGGAAGGTGTGTTGTGCGCGGTATCTTCCATTCCCCAGAACGCGGAACGGGTGGGGAAAGCGGCCGCGGACGCGGGGGCCGATCTGTTTGTGGTTCAGGGAACCGTGACCACCGCCCGGTTTAAGTCGTCGAAAGGGCCTGTGGTGGATTTGGCGAAATTCTGTGAGCGAATGAAAATTCCTGTCATTATTGGGAACGTGGTGACCCACAGCGCGGCTCTCGAACTGATGGAAACCGGGGCCGCCGCTCTCTTGGTGGGGGTGGGGCCCGGGGCCGCGTGTACCAGTCGCGGGGTTTTAGGGCTGGGGGTTCCCCAAGTGACGGCGACCGTGGACTGTGCCGCTGCACGGGATTTCTACTTCAAGAAAACGGGCCGTTATGTCTCCATTATTACAGATGGGGGGATGACCACGGGCGGGGACGTGTGCAAGGCGTTCGCTTCCGGCGCTGACGCGGTGATGGTGGGATCGGTGTTTGCCCGAGCCGAGGAGTCCCCCGGTCGCGGGTTTCACTGGGGCATGGCTACCCCGCACCACAATCTTCCCCGAGGGACCCGCGTTCGTGTGGGGACCGTGGGAAGTCTGAAGCAGATCCTTTTCGGACCGGCGTCTTTGGACGATGGAACGCAGAACTTTGTGGGCGCGATCCGCACCTGCATGGGGGCCGTGGGGGCGAGCAACATGAAGGAGTTTCAATTGACGGAAATTATTATTGCCCCCGAAATTAAACATGAGGGAAAACTTTTCCAGCAGGCCCAAAAGGTCGGGATGGGAAAGAAATAG
- a CDS encoding dCTP deaminase, translating to MSVKSDRWIRAMALEHRMIEPFVEAQKREGVISYGLSSYGYDMRVGNRFKVAQVGSGSVMDPKRATPEAFVDVQTDSFVEIPPHGVVLAQSLEYFRIPRNVVTITFGKSTYARCGLVVNVTPFEPEWEGFVTMEISNTSPFRARVYANEGIAQVLFLESDEVCEVSYADRKGKYQGQTAITFGKL from the coding sequence ATGTCTGTAAAATCGGACCGTTGGATCCGGGCGATGGCGTTGGAGCACCGAATGATCGAACCGTTTGTGGAAGCCCAAAAGCGCGAAGGGGTGATTTCCTACGGTCTCTCCAGTTACGGTTACGACATGCGTGTGGGCAATCGCTTCAAGGTGGCCCAAGTAGGGAGTGGCAGTGTGATGGACCCAAAGCGGGCCACACCCGAGGCGTTTGTGGATGTTCAGACCGACTCGTTTGTGGAAATCCCACCGCACGGGGTTGTCTTGGCCCAATCCTTGGAATATTTTCGTATCCCACGGAACGTCGTGACCATCACTTTCGGGAAAAGCACATACGCCCGTTGTGGCCTGGTGGTGAATGTGACGCCCTTTGAGCCGGAATGGGAAGGGTTTGTGACCATGGAAATTTCCAACACATCGCCGTTTCGTGCCCGGGTGTATGCCAACGAAGGGATTGCCCAGGTGTTGTTCCTGGAATCCGACGAAGTGTGTGAAGTGTCCTACGCGGACCGCAAGGGGAAATATCAAGGGCAGACGGCCATTACGTTTGGAAAACTATGA
- a CDS encoding putative porin has protein sequence MTRLQKFNHKRSILMATAVALLGAGLQAADIKLGNAGELEMKGDLRLRQESKTERGATTDKNKTNNRQRFRLRIGMNYKIDSKLSVKTRLASGAGEQTSTNQTLGNNGSQKALFIDQAYLEFKPIDGLALFGGRMNNNLWQTYTSDIVWDTDYNPEGIAESLKIPVGNARVFINAFQASINEDKAGSAHADRPQYLISNQVGFMLPAPLDSRITIAGAIHNWVNESSTWTTVDPGNTKKTNTALNDIRVGELTGELFTTLPVVDLPLSVQGTYIKNTESRKTIQPNDTTGYQWGGIVGKADKKNNLEVAFFRKSSGKDSTKDDVADADFPGTDRVGNIYWLAYGVSDVAQLKAKYFDTQVINGSKKDIQLLQIDLQVKF, from the coding sequence ATGACTCGTCTTCAAAAATTCAACCACAAGCGGTCTATTCTCATGGCCACCGCCGTTGCCTTGTTAGGTGCAGGCCTTCAAGCCGCGGACATCAAACTTGGGAACGCAGGGGAACTTGAAATGAAAGGGGATTTACGACTCCGCCAAGAATCCAAAACCGAAAGGGGAGCGACGACGGACAAAAACAAAACCAATAACCGACAACGGTTTCGCCTTAGAATCGGTATGAACTACAAAATCGACTCGAAGTTGAGCGTTAAAACCCGCCTCGCGTCAGGCGCGGGGGAGCAAACGTCCACGAACCAAACCCTGGGGAACAACGGCTCCCAAAAAGCGCTCTTTATTGACCAAGCGTATCTGGAGTTCAAACCAATCGACGGATTGGCTCTTTTCGGCGGTCGGATGAACAACAACTTGTGGCAAACCTACACCTCCGACATTGTCTGGGACACCGACTACAACCCAGAAGGGATCGCGGAAAGCCTGAAGATTCCTGTTGGAAACGCCCGTGTCTTCATTAACGCCTTCCAGGCCTCCATTAATGAAGATAAAGCCGGATCCGCCCACGCCGATAGACCCCAGTATCTTATTTCAAACCAAGTGGGCTTTATGCTTCCTGCGCCCCTGGATTCCCGGATCACGATCGCGGGGGCCATCCACAATTGGGTGAACGAATCCTCCACCTGGACAACCGTAGATCCGGGGAACACCAAGAAAACCAACACGGCCCTTAACGATATTCGTGTGGGCGAATTGACCGGAGAGTTATTCACCACGCTACCGGTTGTTGACCTCCCACTTTCGGTTCAGGGAACCTACATTAAGAACACCGAATCCCGGAAAACGATTCAACCCAACGACACCACCGGTTATCAATGGGGAGGGATTGTGGGAAAAGCGGACAAGAAAAACAACCTGGAGGTCGCCTTTTTCCGAAAGTCCTCCGGGAAGGATTCAACCAAAGATGACGTGGCCGACGCCGACTTTCCCGGCACAGACCGAGTGGGCAATATCTATTGGTTGGCTTACGGGGTATCGGACGTGGCCCAACTGAAAGCCAAGTATTTTGACACCCAGGTCATCAACGGGTCGAAAAAAGACATTCAACTCCTGCAAATTGACTTGCAGGTCAAATTCTAA
- a CDS encoding PstS family phosphate ABC transporter substrate-binding protein: MTNKWISRFIAGTLLLAVVPGLRAERRLIKIDGSSTVFPITEAVAEEFMKTGDTQITVGISGTGGGFKKFCRGEIDLSNASRPILRKEMDACLEAGIQYIELPVAFDALTVVINPKNTWAKTMTVAELNKIWSPEAQAKITKWNQVNPNWPDKPLKLYGPGADSGTFDYFTEAIVGKSKSSRGDFTASEDDNVLVQGVSNDEGGLGYFGLAYYLENKDALQAVAVDGGKGGVLPSMETVKDGSYTPLSRPIFVYVAKKSARRPEVERFVNFYLKQAPSLVSDVKYVPLPQAEYDGVSQRFQKREAGTAFGGKAEVGVSIMELLNRRPKL, encoded by the coding sequence ATGACGAATAAATGGATCAGCCGTTTCATCGCGGGGACCTTGCTCCTCGCCGTGGTTCCCGGCCTTCGCGCCGAACGCAGGTTGATTAAGATCGACGGGTCCAGCACCGTGTTCCCGATCACCGAAGCGGTCGCCGAGGAATTCATGAAAACGGGAGACACCCAGATCACCGTGGGGATTTCAGGCACCGGAGGTGGATTCAAGAAGTTTTGCCGGGGAGAGATTGACCTCTCCAACGCCTCCCGCCCCATTCTCCGCAAGGAGATGGACGCGTGTTTGGAAGCGGGGATTCAGTATATTGAACTTCCCGTGGCCTTTGACGCCTTGACCGTTGTGATCAATCCCAAAAACACCTGGGCCAAAACCATGACCGTGGCGGAATTGAACAAAATTTGGTCGCCGGAAGCCCAAGCAAAGATCACGAAATGGAACCAAGTGAACCCGAACTGGCCCGACAAACCCCTCAAGCTCTACGGACCGGGCGCGGATTCGGGGACCTTCGACTACTTCACAGAAGCCATCGTGGGGAAATCCAAGTCCAGCCGAGGGGACTTCACCGCTTCTGAGGATGACAACGTCCTGGTTCAGGGCGTCTCAAACGACGAAGGAGGGCTGGGGTATTTCGGGTTGGCCTACTACCTGGAAAACAAAGACGCCCTCCAAGCGGTTGCGGTGGACGGTGGAAAGGGAGGCGTTCTCCCCTCCATGGAAACGGTTAAAGACGGGTCTTACACCCCTCTTTCTCGACCCATCTTCGTTTACGTCGCGAAGAAATCCGCCCGACGCCCCGAGGTCGAACGTTTCGTTAACTTCTACCTGAAACAGGCTCCATCGCTGGTGAGCGATGTTAAATATGTGCCCCTTCCTCAAGCGGAGTATGATGGCGTGAGTCAACGGTTTCAGAAACGGGAAGCCGGAACCGCGTTTGGTGGAAAAGCCGAAGTGGGCGTTTCTATCATGGAATTACTGAACCGACGTCCCAAACTCTAA
- a CDS encoding adenosylcobalamin-dependent ribonucleoside-diphosphate reductase: protein MNPVETPTRTNGAVNAATLPPVVAAAQRAGTPAARPPMRLTENQRKVIRDKYLRNDPSPEVWLDRVAGNVALAELLHAPEADGWHLWDGVKRQVVDVPTRKNQKSRMNLLHSGILSSDDRDKNFSVFLGNLKRVAAEIPAAAALTEVWRDKFYGMLSRFDFLPNSPTLMNAGRELQQLSACYVLPIPDSMEGIADALKYQALIHKSGGGTGFSFQRVRPSGDNVKSTKGTASGALSFMQIFDKMTDVVKQGGTRRGANMGILPYWHPEIEEFIEMKTKPGVMENFNVSVTVDGKFMAAAEKGEEYDLLNPRTLLPTGKRLNARVIFDKMVDGAWRSGDPGIIFIDRINNSPSNPTPHLGQIESTNPCGEQPLLPNEPCNLGSINLSNFVEGEVGHGKMNWDRLATTVDLAVRFLDNVIEVNNYPLPQIEELSKGNRRIGLGVMGWAEALVKMGIPYDSDESLQAASEVMGFVNGKALESSEGLAEERGMFPNWRGSIFDRESPHFRGEERMPRHCARTTIAPTGTIGLTAGLQGAGIEPFFAITYTRYNAKALDALKKGQKPEEGDVFFEVNPLFREVAKRNNYFGLSETELWKKVEANHKSARGIKEIPERFQKLFATSHDVAVPFHVQIQAAFQTHTDNAVSKTINMSSTATREDVKDAYRQAYQAGCKGITIYRDGSKSQQVLNLGAAGAPEKPKARDASRGMSSEYYEIRTGHGGLHVHIDFDETGPYRLFTSLSPLGTDISGLTSVVGIMISKYLETGGDPKRILKHLNSVKGDRPFGFGAQRVDSIPHAIAIALRTHLQKHGMMDSPPMAVAESKGGLELWDRSSALYCPDCFSANVAQQSGCTGVTCFDCGHSECS, encoded by the coding sequence ATGAATCCAGTTGAAACGCCCACTCGCACCAATGGCGCCGTGAACGCGGCGACCCTCCCTCCCGTTGTTGCGGCGGCACAACGCGCGGGAACTCCAGCGGCCCGTCCCCCGATGCGGTTAACCGAAAATCAACGAAAAGTGATCCGCGATAAATATTTGCGAAACGATCCTTCGCCCGAAGTGTGGTTGGACCGGGTGGCGGGGAATGTGGCTTTGGCGGAACTTTTGCACGCTCCGGAAGCGGATGGGTGGCATTTGTGGGATGGGGTGAAGCGGCAGGTGGTGGACGTCCCCACGCGAAAAAACCAGAAATCCCGCATGAACCTCCTCCACTCGGGCATTTTAAGCTCGGACGATCGGGATAAGAATTTCAGTGTTTTCCTTGGAAATCTCAAACGCGTGGCCGCGGAAATCCCCGCGGCGGCGGCCTTGACAGAGGTGTGGCGCGATAAATTTTATGGGATGCTGTCCCGGTTTGATTTTTTGCCAAATTCCCCCACCTTGATGAACGCGGGTCGTGAACTTCAACAACTTTCGGCCTGTTACGTGCTCCCGATCCCCGATTCCATGGAGGGAATTGCGGACGCGCTCAAATACCAGGCGCTCATTCATAAGTCGGGCGGGGGAACCGGTTTTTCGTTCCAGCGGGTCCGCCCTTCAGGGGATAACGTGAAGTCGACCAAGGGGACCGCTTCCGGGGCCCTGAGTTTCATGCAAATCTTTGACAAGATGACCGACGTGGTGAAGCAGGGGGGAACTCGCCGGGGAGCCAACATGGGTATTCTGCCTTACTGGCACCCGGAGATCGAGGAATTCATCGAGATGAAGACAAAACCCGGCGTGATGGAGAACTTCAACGTTTCCGTCACAGTGGATGGGAAGTTCATGGCGGCGGCGGAGAAGGGAGAAGAATACGATCTCCTCAACCCCCGTACCCTTTTGCCAACGGGGAAACGATTAAACGCCCGGGTGATTTTTGACAAAATGGTGGATGGGGCCTGGCGCTCGGGCGATCCCGGGATCATTTTTATTGACCGCATCAACAACAGTCCCTCCAACCCGACACCACATTTAGGGCAGATTGAAAGCACCAACCCGTGCGGGGAGCAACCGCTCCTGCCGAACGAACCCTGCAATTTGGGGTCCATCAACCTCTCCAATTTCGTGGAGGGGGAAGTGGGGCATGGAAAAATGAATTGGGACCGGTTGGCCACCACCGTGGACTTGGCGGTTCGATTCTTGGACAACGTGATCGAAGTGAACAACTATCCTTTGCCGCAAATCGAGGAACTATCCAAAGGGAACCGGCGAATCGGGTTGGGGGTTATGGGCTGGGCGGAAGCGCTGGTTAAAATGGGCATTCCGTATGATTCGGACGAGTCCCTCCAGGCCGCCAGCGAGGTGATGGGTTTCGTGAACGGGAAAGCGTTGGAGTCTTCGGAAGGGTTGGCCGAAGAGCGCGGGATGTTTCCCAATTGGAGAGGGTCTATCTTTGACCGGGAAAGCCCGCACTTTCGCGGGGAGGAACGTATGCCCCGTCATTGCGCCCGGACCACCATCGCCCCGACGGGGACGATCGGGTTGACCGCGGGATTGCAGGGGGCCGGCATCGAGCCCTTCTTCGCCATCACGTACACCCGCTACAACGCTAAAGCGTTGGACGCCTTGAAAAAAGGGCAAAAACCGGAAGAGGGGGATGTGTTTTTTGAAGTGAACCCGCTCTTTCGTGAGGTGGCCAAACGGAACAATTACTTCGGTTTGTCTGAAACGGAGTTGTGGAAAAAAGTCGAAGCGAACCACAAATCGGCCCGGGGGATCAAAGAAATCCCTGAGCGGTTTCAGAAGCTGTTCGCCACGTCTCACGATGTGGCGGTACCGTTCCATGTTCAGATCCAGGCCGCTTTCCAGACCCATACGGACAACGCGGTGTCCAAGACCATCAATATGTCCAGCACCGCCACCCGGGAAGACGTGAAAGACGCTTACCGCCAGGCGTATCAGGCGGGGTGTAAGGGGATTACGATCTACCGCGATGGATCCAAGAGTCAGCAGGTGCTGAACTTGGGCGCCGCCGGGGCTCCGGAAAAACCGAAAGCCCGGGATGCGTCACGGGGAATGTCATCGGAGTATTACGAGATTCGTACGGGTCATGGCGGGTTGCACGTCCATATCGATTTCGACGAAACGGGGCCTTACCGGCTTTTCACCAGCCTGTCTCCGTTGGGAACCGATATTTCGGGATTGACCTCCGTGGTGGGGATTATGATTTCCAAATATCTGGAAACGGGAGGCGATCCCAAGCGGATCCTCAAGCATTTAAATTCCGTCAAGGGCGATCGGCCCTTTGGGTTCGGTGCGCAGCGGGTGGATTCCATTCCCCACGCCATTGCGATTGCCCTTCGCACGCATCTCCAGAAGCATGGGATGATGGATTCGCCTCCGATGGCGGTGGCGGAGTCGAAGGGAGGGTTGGAACTGTGGGATCGATCGTCCGCCCTCTATTGCCCGGACTGTTTCTCCGCGAACGTGGCCCAGCAGAGCGGATGCACCGGGGTGACCTGTTTTGATTGCGGTCATTCCGAATGTTCCTGA
- the pstC gene encoding phosphate ABC transporter permease subunit PstC yields the protein MKNKFKVFSQLFQQKASTPPPVNGDRRVPLPPLPRRRGPGPLQRWRERGIHVTLFLAAASSIAVTLGIVGILGYESLAFFREVSLWDFLTDPQWTPLFDDAHYGIMSLVAGTATVAAVALSLALPVGTITAIYLSEYAPHKVREIVKPFLELLTAVPTVVFGYFALLFVTPLLRHFIPSLPGFNMLSAGLVIGVMIIPYVSSLSEDAMRAVPMHLREASYSMGATRFQTSVRVVFPAALSGVASAYVLGFSRAIGETMVVAIAAGLQPNLTLNPLEPASTITAYIVQVSLGDLPHGSLSYQTIFAAGLTLMLMTLVFNIGGHLLRKQFREKY from the coding sequence ATGAAAAACAAATTTAAGGTTTTTTCCCAGCTGTTCCAACAGAAAGCGTCGACGCCCCCCCCCGTTAACGGCGACAGGAGAGTGCCGCTGCCGCCCCTCCCCCGTCGCCGGGGTCCTGGCCCTCTCCAACGGTGGCGAGAACGGGGGATTCACGTCACTCTCTTTTTGGCGGCCGCATCCTCCATCGCCGTGACTCTAGGCATCGTGGGAATTTTAGGTTACGAATCCCTGGCCTTTTTCAGAGAAGTTTCCTTGTGGGACTTCCTCACCGACCCCCAATGGACCCCGCTTTTTGATGATGCCCATTACGGCATCATGTCCTTGGTCGCCGGGACAGCCACCGTGGCCGCCGTTGCCCTTTCCCTGGCGCTCCCCGTGGGGACCATCACCGCGATCTACCTTTCCGAATACGCCCCCCACAAGGTGAGAGAAATCGTTAAACCCTTTTTGGAACTACTGACCGCGGTCCCCACGGTGGTCTTCGGCTATTTCGCTCTTCTTTTTGTGACCCCCCTGCTGCGCCATTTCATTCCTTCCCTCCCCGGGTTTAATATGTTATCGGCGGGACTGGTGATCGGGGTCATGATTATCCCTTATGTGAGTTCGTTGTCTGAAGACGCCATGCGGGCCGTACCCATGCATCTGCGGGAGGCCAGTTATTCCATGGGCGCCACTCGGTTCCAGACCTCGGTCCGGGTGGTCTTCCCCGCCGCCCTGAGCGGTGTCGCTTCAGCCTACGTGTTGGGGTTTTCCAGAGCCATTGGGGAAACCATGGTGGTGGCCATTGCGGCGGGCCTGCAACCCAACTTAACCCTCAACCCCCTGGAACCGGCCTCCACCATCACGGCCTACATCGTTCAGGTCTCCCTGGGCGACCTGCCCCACGGGAGCCTGAGTTACCAAACCATCTTTGCAGCGGGTTTAACGTTAATGCTCATGACCCTCGTGTTTAACATCGGCGGGCACCTCTTGCGGAAACAATTTCGGGAGAAATATTGA
- the nrdR gene encoding transcriptional repressor NrdR has product MRCPTCDHPDDRVVDSRPLESASVIRRRRACLHCGKRFTTYERVETTPLMVVKRDNRREPFNRDKMREGIQRACQKRPISPAIIERLVAEVEYGLQDCVLEVPSVEIGRRILKRLYDMDAVAYVRFASVYRSFGDVDTFMAELRKVKRSHQDRARIKEKINTPSADRNGKTADRKTEISSLRLSPVSREDLSPSLGADRLAKV; this is encoded by the coding sequence ATGCGCTGCCCAACCTGTGACCATCCTGATGACCGCGTCGTTGACAGTCGACCCTTGGAGTCGGCTTCTGTCATTCGACGTCGGCGTGCCTGTCTCCACTGTGGGAAGCGCTTCACCACGTACGAACGAGTGGAGACAACCCCGCTCATGGTGGTCAAGCGGGACAACCGGCGTGAACCATTCAATCGGGACAAAATGCGGGAAGGCATTCAGCGGGCCTGCCAAAAGCGGCCCATCTCGCCGGCGATCATAGAACGTTTGGTGGCCGAAGTTGAATACGGCCTCCAGGATTGTGTTTTGGAAGTCCCTTCAGTTGAAATTGGCCGACGGATTTTGAAACGTCTTTACGACATGGACGCGGTGGCCTATGTGCGTTTTGCTTCGGTGTATCGATCGTTTGGCGACGTGGACACGTTTATGGCGGAACTTCGCAAGGTAAAACGTTCGCACCAGGATCGCGCCCGAATCAAAGAGAAAATAAACACCCCTTCCGCTGATCGAAACGGGAAGACGGCGGATCGAAAGACCGAGATCTCTTCCCTTCGTTTATCACCCGTTTCTCGTGAGGATCTGTCTCCTTCGTTGGGGGCGGATCGGTTGGCTAAAGTTTAA